From Calothrix sp. PCC 6303, a single genomic window includes:
- a CDS encoding AAA family ATPase, whose product MNSLSDLNLLMDSGVPMICINTQIQERMNLLRKIYVECTARKNIPLYLWTAGWGCLKLIRFRSNHKIDYVNLHTQYQTLFTSFDYLLDSREAGVFLFENLLSANSPDVRKISSHLVNIYFELENNHTGKYLIIISNDATQLPDSLNRLVPSISMPLPSQGEISDIVDDVLILYPDFDNSDNSILVNASSGLTQEEIRLGLKLALHSCDRPTIDVLAKHLLEYKINRFRSFNLNFVGLPNSPDFGGLDLLKQYIENVKYDFLPQARDANISLPKGCLLVGPPGTGKTLAASAIAQILTLPLVTVDTAAVIAGGAIYLKQLLERVKACAPVVLYFDEFDKLFTASNESGEDISSRQILGTLLTWLQDKTSAVFVVATLNRLDALPPELTRVGRFDEIFYVGFPQAIERKQILMLHLTRFDERYKHDDVLTEKEWRIILNKTVNCTGAELARMVEKAARVLFHQGREMEIGLQELLEQREMMVPLYVRDTDRILAIENRAKYICQPASSTDTSEFAPVITSFWGDR is encoded by the coding sequence ATGAATAGTTTATCTGATTTGAACTTGCTAATGGATTCTGGTGTTCCAATGATCTGTATAAACACTCAAATCCAAGAAAGAATGAATTTGTTGAGAAAAATCTATGTTGAATGCACTGCTCGTAAAAATATCCCTCTATATTTATGGACTGCGGGATGGGGATGCTTGAAGCTAATTCGATTTAGGTCGAATCATAAAATAGATTATGTTAATCTACATACTCAATATCAAACCCTATTTACTAGCTTTGATTATCTCTTGGATTCTAGAGAAGCTGGAGTTTTTTTATTTGAGAATTTACTATCTGCAAATAGCCCAGATGTTCGCAAGATAAGTTCTCATCTTGTCAATATCTATTTTGAATTAGAAAATAATCATACTGGTAAGTATCTCATTATTATTTCAAATGATGCTACTCAGCTACCTGATAGTTTAAATCGCTTAGTTCCATCTATATCTATGCCACTACCCAGTCAGGGTGAGATTTCTGATATTGTTGATGATGTTTTAATTTTATATCCAGATTTTGATAATTCCGATAATTCGATATTAGTTAATGCAAGTAGTGGTTTGACCCAAGAAGAAATCCGTTTAGGATTAAAACTAGCGTTGCACTCCTGCGATCGACCTACAATTGATGTTCTAGCTAAACATTTACTCGAATATAAAATCAATCGTTTTCGTTCTTTCAATCTTAATTTTGTTGGCTTACCTAATTCTCCGGATTTTGGTGGTTTAGATTTGCTGAAACAGTATATCGAAAATGTCAAATACGACTTTTTACCCCAAGCGCGAGATGCTAATATTTCTCTCCCCAAAGGTTGTTTGCTTGTGGGACCACCGGGAACGGGAAAGACTCTCGCTGCGAGTGCGATCGCACAAATCCTCACTCTCCCACTAGTGACTGTTGATACCGCAGCAGTTATCGCAGGTGGTGCTATTTATCTCAAGCAGCTATTGGAACGGGTGAAAGCCTGCGCTCCTGTGGTACTGTATTTTGATGAGTTCGATAAGTTATTTACTGCATCTAATGAATCGGGGGAAGACATTAGTTCTCGGCAAATTCTGGGGACGCTGTTGACTTGGTTACAGGATAAAACCAGTGCGGTGTTTGTTGTTGCAACTCTGAATCGACTTGATGCGCTACCACCAGAATTAACCAGGGTGGGAAGGTTTGATGAGATATTTTACGTGGGATTTCCCCAAGCGATCGAGCGTAAGCAAATTTTGATGCTGCATCTTACCAGATTTGATGAGCGGTATAAACATGATGATGTGCTAACAGAGAAGGAATGGCGGATTATTCTGAATAAAACTGTTAATTGCACTGGTGCAGAGTTAGCGAGGATGGTGGAGAAAGCAGCGCGTGTTTTGTTTCACCAGGGTAGGGAGATGGAAATTGGGTTGCAGGAATTACTTGAGCAACGAGAAATGATGGTTCCTTTGTATGTGCGGGATACGGATCGGATATTGGCGATCGAGAATCGTGCAAAATATATTTGCCAACCAGCATCCAGTACCGATACATCGGAATTTGCACCCGTCATTACTTCCTTTTGGGGTGATAGATAA
- a CDS encoding HNH endonuclease encodes MTIDDATKESVRRRANYLCEYCHSPERISTTRFTVDHLIPKSIGGNDDIDNLALACRRCNERRYNFVAGFDETTKTIVPLFNPRQQIWSEHFVWSVDGRQIIGITPTGRATCKRLDMNDERYPQGDSIQSARGFWVQAGLHPPEEDIPTT; translated from the coding sequence ATGACGATTGACGACGCTACCAAAGAAAGCGTGCGAAGACGGGCAAATTATTTGTGTGAATATTGCCACTCCCCCGAACGTATTTCCACAACAAGGTTTACAGTAGACCATTTGATACCCAAATCAATCGGTGGTAATGATGATATTGACAATTTAGCGCTAGCTTGTCGTCGCTGTAACGAACGCCGCTACAATTTTGTTGCAGGATTTGATGAAACAACAAAAACAATAGTACCTTTGTTCAATCCTCGCCAACAAATTTGGTCGGAACATTTTGTGTGGTCGGTAGATGGAAGGCAAATAATCGGCATAACTCCGACAGGTCGAGCTACTTGCAAACGTCTCGACATGAACGACGAACGTTATCCACAGGGAGATTCAATTCAAAGTGCGCGAGGTTTTTGGGTTCAAGCTGGTTTACATCCACCAGAAGAAGACATCCCAACTACCTAA
- a CDS encoding GTP-binding protein produces the protein MTTNSRYALLIGVSEYGEGFENLPGSLRDVEEMQRVLEDSSKGNFQVDTLFNPQRLQMEETIEVFFRGRSKDDLLLFYFSGHGALGNDVSRELHLSTKGTRKEKERLVESSAVAASFLHRQMSISKSKRIIVILDCCFSGKFAFLLNKGEETVDFEILKAQGRVVLASSSSTQVSYQLPGTDEQQRPHLSIYTHYLIEGMEGAAQREKNEWILVQDLHDYTSRKIEIESQTATQPKIIIFDEQGYKLPITKAPKADPYVEYSQAVDQFLQELDKEKEFEGEIEAYSFERECLDIKIETLNITLQKAQEIELEMLLPYKIRAAKSQRYIQAFTKALKKGYPLDDPIRKHLRTIQYDLSLKDDYIQLVEARAIANYINSDESIQSYDLNIKTILNNFPKRLKVIIVCGFLGSGKSTLINNIIKQVSNLKFAISVFEFGEINIDEEPNNAIMMEGFPYDEDNKCKVCGFHYGGSIDNTNSVTQILESEESYDYLIIETSGLADPLPIALKFLGTELRDLTSLESIITVVDADNYSLDLFNSEAAYSQITYADIVLLNKTDLVGTVKLDLLKSEINNIKEGSRIIRCKNSEVLLPFISNLHLDNIHFYIREIKDASLSLVNFQSYRPFSVKKFQNFLDNIYPINIYRCIGIMWFEESSKKHVLLVSGGRFMLDDLDWQNEKERQNLLVFIGRNLDTEFIISKLQECFA, from the coding sequence ATGACAACAAATAGTAGGTATGCCCTTTTGATTGGCGTAAGTGAATACGGGGAAGGTTTTGAAAATCTTCCTGGAAGTTTAAGAGATGTTGAGGAGATGCAGCGTGTCTTAGAAGATTCAAGCAAGGGTAATTTTCAGGTAGATACCTTATTTAATCCTCAACGTTTACAAATGGAGGAGACAATAGAGGTTTTTTTTCGCGGACGCAGTAAAGATGATTTGTTGCTATTTTATTTCTCAGGTCATGGCGCGTTAGGTAACGATGTTAGCAGAGAACTACATCTTTCTACAAAGGGAACACGGAAAGAAAAAGAACGTTTAGTTGAAAGTAGTGCAGTTGCTGCCTCATTTTTACATCGCCAGATGAGCATAAGCAAATCAAAGCGAATAATCGTCATACTCGATTGTTGTTTTAGTGGTAAATTTGCTTTTCTTTTAAATAAAGGAGAAGAAACTGTTGATTTTGAAATTTTAAAAGCTCAAGGTAGAGTAGTTCTTGCATCTTCGAGTTCCACACAAGTTTCTTATCAGCTACCTGGTACTGATGAGCAACAACGTCCTCACCTTTCTATCTACACTCATTATTTGATAGAGGGTATGGAGGGTGCAGCCCAAAGAGAAAAGAATGAGTGGATTCTGGTGCAAGATTTGCATGATTATACTAGCCGCAAAATCGAAATTGAATCCCAAACGGCAACTCAACCCAAGATAATAATTTTTGATGAGCAGGGTTATAAACTCCCAATTACCAAAGCACCAAAAGCTGACCCTTATGTAGAATATTCTCAAGCAGTAGACCAATTTTTACAAGAACTGGATAAGGAGAAGGAATTTGAGGGAGAAATAGAAGCATATTCTTTTGAAAGAGAATGCTTAGATATCAAAATTGAAACACTTAATATTACACTACAAAAAGCACAAGAAATTGAATTGGAGATGCTATTACCCTATAAAATCAGGGCAGCAAAAAGTCAGAGATATATTCAAGCTTTTACAAAAGCCTTGAAGAAAGGATATCCTCTTGACGATCCTATCCGCAAACATTTGCGAACTATTCAGTATGACTTGAGTTTGAAAGATGATTATATACAGTTAGTTGAAGCTAGAGCGATCGCTAACTACATTAATTCTGATGAGTCGATTCAAAGCTATGATCTTAATATTAAAACAATCCTAAATAATTTTCCTAAAAGGTTAAAGGTAATTATTGTTTGTGGATTTTTAGGTAGTGGAAAATCCACGTTAATTAACAATATTATTAAGCAAGTCTCAAATTTAAAGTTTGCAATATCAGTCTTTGAATTTGGAGAGATAAATATTGATGAGGAGCCTAATAATGCAATTATGATGGAAGGTTTTCCTTATGATGAAGATAATAAATGTAAAGTTTGTGGTTTTCATTATGGTGGTAGTATTGACAATACTAATTCAGTTACTCAAATTTTAGAAAGCGAAGAATCCTATGATTATTTAATTATTGAAACTTCGGGACTTGCCGATCCATTACCAATAGCTTTAAAATTTCTTGGCACCGAATTGCGAGATTTAACTAGTCTAGAATCTATCATAACAGTAGTTGATGCGGATAATTATAGCTTAGACTTATTTAATTCGGAAGCCGCATATAGTCAGATTACTTATGCTGATATTGTTCTGCTAAATAAAACTGATTTAGTTGGTACAGTAAAGTTGGACTTACTAAAATCAGAAATCAATAATATAAAAGAAGGGTCAAGAATAATTCGCTGTAAAAATTCAGAAGTATTACTGCCATTTATCTCCAACTTACATCTGGATAACATTCATTTTTATATTCGTGAAATAAAAGATGCTTCTCTTTCTTTAGTTAATTTCCAAAGTTATCGTCCATTCTCTGTAAAGAAATTTCAAAATTTTTTAGATAATATATACCCAATTAATATATATCGATGCATTGGTATCATGTGGTTTGAGGAAAGTTCCAAAAAACATGTTTTGTTAGTCAGTGGGGGACGGTTTATGCTTGATGATTTGGATTGGCAAAATGAAAAAGAAAGACAAAATTTATTAGTATTTATTGGGCGAAACTTAGATACAGAATTTATTATATCAAAATTGCAAGAATGTTTCGCATAA
- a CDS encoding DUF4365 domain-containing protein, with translation MRAVAGKAGLNLSIREYDYGVDGNFDEIAIRNNRRVESGFSLSFQLKASTQWQRDENTITYDLEAKTYNDLVIRRNFRMAVPCILILFTLPPDSSQWLIYDEDEMRLRGSCYWEYISGKPTTNRQSVRIRIPRQQQLTPESLLGLIDKVKTGEW, from the coding sequence ATCCGAGCAGTAGCAGGTAAAGCAGGCTTAAATCTTTCTATCCGTGAATACGATTATGGGGTAGATGGCAACTTTGATGAAATAGCTATCCGCAACAATCGACGGGTAGAATCAGGCTTTTCCCTGAGTTTCCAATTAAAAGCTTCAACCCAATGGCAACGAGACGAAAATACTATCACCTACGATTTAGAAGCCAAAACTTACAACGATTTAGTTATTCGTCGCAATTTTCGGATGGCTGTACCTTGCATTCTCATTCTATTCACCTTACCTCCAGATTCATCCCAATGGTTAATATACGATGAAGACGAAATGCGTCTGCGTGGAAGTTGTTACTGGGAATACATAAGCGGCAAACCAACCACCAATCGCCAAAGTGTTAGAATTAGGATTCCTCGACAGCAACAGCTAACTCCAGAATCGTTGTTAGGTTTAATAGATAAGGTAAAAACAGGAGAGTGGTGA
- the mobV gene encoding MobV family relaxase, translating into MAFAICRIQKIKSWGTLSRSQAHTLRLVDTPNANPEIKNLELIGNNTNLGLETLVREKIGSQKIRSDAVLAVEMLLSASPEYFRPHAPHEGGIYEQQRLDNFVDAAVKWLHKSWGDRIVQAELHLDEITPHIHAYLVPLDERGKLNCKALFGTRVKMYELQDSFVAAVAHLGIVRGVKGSVATHEKVRKYYSAVNQSSQILDWGKIIPQPEPQESSEKYRQRLIELLNPQLEIINCQLSERDRILQQRAEWKETASRSEELRQRLERELEILKAVDAKQDLSLEAIAYELGINPSKQFHADALDLVMQTNGCNFNDAVVWLCDRFDETPVLQAVHNHAISQAVNIIEQKLPKPFIPPSSCPSHWQELENYLRQQYLIPSQLSQTLRKRDLIYADDAGNGVFIARNLDGERTGAYLLVSKDKKQLQMYPESRRSKGWFHLSVGGGNTKSPQIAILVSSPIDALHAISQNAPHQQRTIYLVWDDDRAPLPLQLLKTIPKVIVAIPSEQSFTKAKQLLPHATKQVVVSSLNAKQFSGR; encoded by the coding sequence ATGGCTTTTGCAATTTGTCGCATCCAGAAAATAAAATCCTGGGGAACTCTGAGTCGTAGCCAAGCGCATACACTTCGACTGGTTGATACACCTAATGCCAACCCGGAAATAAAAAATTTAGAATTAATTGGAAATAATACAAATCTTGGCTTAGAAACTTTGGTGCGGGAAAAAATCGGCTCGCAAAAAATTCGCTCTGACGCAGTGTTAGCGGTGGAAATGTTGTTGAGTGCGAGTCCAGAATATTTCCGTCCCCATGCTCCGCACGAAGGTGGGATTTATGAGCAACAGCGTTTAGATAATTTCGTTGATGCGGCTGTAAAATGGCTGCATAAATCTTGGGGCGATCGCATTGTTCAAGCAGAGTTACATCTAGATGAAATTACACCCCATATCCACGCTTATCTCGTACCTTTGGATGAACGGGGAAAACTCAATTGCAAAGCTCTGTTTGGGACTAGAGTAAAAATGTACGAGTTGCAGGATAGCTTTGTTGCTGCTGTTGCACATTTGGGAATTGTCCGTGGTGTCAAGGGAAGTGTGGCAACCCACGAGAAAGTTAGAAAGTATTATTCTGCCGTTAACCAAAGTTCTCAGATTCTCGACTGGGGAAAGATTATTCCCCAACCAGAACCACAAGAAAGCAGTGAAAAGTATAGACAAAGGCTTATTGAGCTATTGAATCCCCAATTGGAGATAATAAATTGTCAACTTTCGGAGCGCGATCGCATTCTCCAACAAAGAGCGGAGTGGAAAGAAACAGCGTCCAGAAGTGAAGAGTTACGACAGAGACTAGAACGGGAGCTAGAGATATTAAAAGCCGTCGATGCAAAACAAGATTTATCATTGGAAGCGATCGCTTATGAACTTGGAATCAATCCCAGCAAGCAATTTCATGCTGATGCGCTTGATTTGGTCATGCAAACAAACGGTTGTAATTTTAATGATGCGGTGGTTTGGTTATGCGATCGCTTCGACGAAACCCCAGTTTTGCAAGCTGTTCATAATCATGCAATTAGCCAAGCTGTAAACATTATTGAGCAGAAGTTACCAAAACCATTCATTCCACCTTCCAGTTGTCCTTCCCATTGGCAAGAATTAGAAAATTATTTGAGGCAACAATATTTAATTCCATCTCAACTCTCACAGACCTTACGAAAAAGAGATTTGATATATGCAGATGATGCTGGGAACGGAGTATTTATCGCTCGCAACCTAGATGGAGAAAGAACAGGAGCTTATTTATTAGTCTCAAAAGACAAAAAGCAACTTCAGATGTACCCAGAAAGCAGACGTTCAAAGGGTTGGTTCCATTTGAGCGTCGGAGGTGGTAATACAAAATCACCACAAATCGCTATTTTAGTTTCTTCTCCCATCGATGCACTGCACGCAATCTCCCAAAACGCACCCCACCAGCAGCGAACAATCTATCTCGTCTGGGATGACGATCGCGCACCATTACCCTTACAACTACTCAAAACCATACCCAAAGTCATCGTCGCAATTCCATCCGAACAAAGTTTTACTAAAGCCAAACAACTTCTACCCCACGCAACCAAACAAGTTGTAGTATCTTCGCTCAATGCAAAGCAGTTTTCTGGAAGATGA
- a CDS encoding ParM/StbA family protein, producing the protein MGKMTQRRKKSSPELILALDFGGSVTKGVYSTLDMMITKSLLMEPEVVKISPDSTIAETLGATDPENAAWISYMGQTLAVGYLAKTKYYGNEGLKELKYERAVAKTLAAIWVTSQKLKLGAKFRVALVCLLPPGEFENKESFHQQLKAALKDFTTPTGRMCVELSEFNCLPEGAGIYLAYQKQQGKTITTKAIAFVMLGYRNASVLIAERGIIAADGKTSDLGMIRLLEKVVARTSGQTASRLAPAVVAAGSDISGTPFLRLLRSTSNINKQQELIQIQQAVKLARNEYAAVLTSWLDQVISRNQITEILFCGGTADYMRRELNSHYPGILCLWGVGADIPLQLDCFGLGSRLADVYSVFLYFWEKVNYGRTN; encoded by the coding sequence ATGGGTAAAATGACTCAACGCAGAAAGAAATCTTCCCCAGAATTAATTTTAGCTTTGGACTTTGGGGGAAGTGTAACCAAAGGAGTTTATTCCACCCTCGATATGATGATTACCAAATCGTTGCTGATGGAACCGGAGGTGGTGAAAATTTCTCCAGATTCAACAATTGCTGAAACTCTAGGAGCAACAGACCCAGAAAATGCTGCATGGATAAGCTACATGGGTCAAACCTTAGCTGTAGGGTATTTGGCAAAAACTAAGTATTATGGCAACGAAGGATTGAAGGAACTCAAATACGAGCGTGCAGTAGCCAAAACCTTGGCTGCGATTTGGGTGACATCACAAAAACTGAAATTGGGTGCAAAATTTCGAGTTGCATTGGTTTGTTTGTTACCACCGGGGGAATTCGAGAACAAGGAGAGTTTTCACCAGCAACTAAAAGCCGCACTAAAAGACTTCACCACACCTACGGGGAGAATGTGTGTGGAATTATCCGAATTTAATTGTTTACCTGAAGGTGCGGGAATTTATTTGGCTTACCAGAAACAGCAAGGAAAAACCATCACCACAAAAGCAATTGCATTTGTCATGTTGGGTTACAGGAATGCATCGGTGTTGATTGCAGAAAGGGGAATCATTGCCGCAGATGGGAAAACTTCTGATTTGGGAATGATTCGACTGTTAGAAAAAGTTGTAGCGAGAACTTCGGGACAAACTGCTTCACGACTTGCTCCTGCGGTGGTTGCTGCTGGAAGTGATATCTCTGGTACTCCATTTTTACGCTTACTCAGGAGTACGAGCAATATCAACAAACAGCAAGAATTAATCCAAATTCAACAAGCTGTCAAACTTGCTAGAAACGAATATGCTGCCGTACTCACAAGTTGGTTAGACCAAGTAATTTCCCGCAATCAAATTACGGAAATTCTATTTTGTGGTGGAACGGCAGATTATATGAGAAGGGAATTAAATTCCCATTATCCCGGAATACTTTGTTTGTGGGGAGTTGGTGCAGATATTCCCTTACAGCTCGATTGCTTTGGTCTAGGAAGTCGATTGGCTGATGTTTACAGTGTATTTTTGTACTTTTGGGAAAAAGTAAATTATGGGCGAACAAATTGA
- a CDS encoding DUF6753 family protein: MNKPQTPDDLLAEALRGKSEDFKRRVLDFVSKTGLSQDDPLFLVLVATGQLEVMLSDAPQTLQLLFQTWNQDLAHNLEQVEQVAIARQKVAINRAAQELIHESLLREGRNIINSVFPATVVFFFIFAIGFIAGVSIPPWLNGVLSGGYTKIQANTLTWDELSAMKWAASSEGKFARDLMNWNRGYLENRECIKDVQRLGVVLSQYNRKAKSGFCLVWVTPPDKRK, encoded by the coding sequence ATGAATAAACCTCAAACCCCTGATGATTTATTGGCTGAAGCATTGAGGGGAAAGAGTGAAGATTTTAAACGTCGGGTTTTAGATTTCGTTTCAAAAACTGGACTGTCTCAGGATGACCCATTATTTTTAGTTTTGGTTGCTACCGGACAATTGGAAGTGATGTTGTCAGATGCACCGCAGACTTTACAACTGCTGTTTCAAACATGGAACCAAGATTTAGCCCATAATTTAGAGCAAGTTGAACAAGTTGCGATCGCACGTCAAAAAGTCGCTATTAATCGCGCGGCACAAGAGCTAATTCACGAATCCTTGTTACGTGAAGGTCGAAATATTATTAACTCAGTCTTTCCGGCTACTGTTGTCTTCTTTTTCATCTTTGCGATCGGTTTCATCGCGGGTGTGTCGATTCCTCCTTGGTTGAATGGGGTCTTGTCTGGGGGATATACCAAAATTCAAGCCAATACCCTGACATGGGATGAATTATCAGCAATGAAATGGGCTGCATCCAGTGAAGGGAAATTTGCCAGAGACTTGATGAATTGGAATCGCGGGTATTTGGAAAACAGGGAATGCATCAAAGATGTTCAACGATTAGGTGTGGTTTTATCCCAATACAATCGCAAAGCAAAGTCAGGATTTTGTCTTGTTTGGGTGACTCCACCGGATAAACGGAAATAA